The following are encoded together in the Triticum dicoccoides isolate Atlit2015 ecotype Zavitan chromosome 6B, WEW_v2.0, whole genome shotgun sequence genome:
- the LOC119324406 gene encoding uncharacterized protein LOC119324406 isoform X1, which translates to MDMVAKRPPGTKVRNTRTSTALIRRATLQSDDADGIPGDLRHLLPRRLHRLPLLAPLLQPRRLHQHIPFDSGDYCYRLLLDDESGEEMLMMPTCLAATVMHAPTKQAHMQGWPHVSSLAANIIYSCSMTRTSYKLPERLIQGALGPTYYKRWPCS; encoded by the exons ATGGACATGGTCGCCAAGCGCCCGCCGGGGACGAAGGTGAGGAATACCAGGACGTCAACTGCTCTGATCCGGCGAGCAACCCTGCAATCCGACGACGCCGATGGGATTCCTGGtgacctccgccatcttcttcctcgccgGCTTCATCGCCTGCCTCTTCTCGCTCCTCTGCTGCAACCGCGGCGCCTCCACCAACAT ATTCCGTTTGACTCTGGTGATTACTGCTACAGATTGTTGTTGGATGAT GAAAGTGGTGAGGAGATGTTGATGATGCCTACTTGCTTGGCTGCTACGGTGATGCATGCACCGACGAAGCAAGCACACATGCAAGGCTGGCCCCATGTATCTTCCTTGGCTGCGAACATCATCTATAG CTGCAGTATGACTAGGACAAGCTACAAGCTCCCAGAGCGTCTGATCCAGGGTGCGTTAGGGCCAACCTATTACAAAAGATGGCCATGCTCATGA
- the LOC119324406 gene encoding uncharacterized protein LOC119324406 isoform X2, whose amino-acid sequence MDMVAKRPPGTKVRNTRTSTALIRRATLQSDDADGIPGDLRHLLPRRLHRLPLLAPLLQPRRLHQHIPFDSGDYCYRLLLDDESGEEMLMMPTCLAATVMHAPTKQAHMQGWPHVSSLAANIIYRIAAV is encoded by the exons ATGGACATGGTCGCCAAGCGCCCGCCGGGGACGAAGGTGAGGAATACCAGGACGTCAACTGCTCTGATCCGGCGAGCAACCCTGCAATCCGACGACGCCGATGGGATTCCTGGtgacctccgccatcttcttcctcgccgGCTTCATCGCCTGCCTCTTCTCGCTCCTCTGCTGCAACCGCGGCGCCTCCACCAACAT ATTCCGTTTGACTCTGGTGATTACTGCTACAGATTGTTGTTGGATGAT GAAAGTGGTGAGGAGATGTTGATGATGCCTACTTGCTTGGCTGCTACGGTGATGCATGCACCGACGAAGCAAGCACACATGCAAGGCTGGCCCCATGTATCTTCCTTGGCTGCGAACATCATCTATAG GATAGCTGCAGTATGA